From Triticum urartu cultivar G1812 chromosome 2, Tu2.1, whole genome shotgun sequence, a single genomic window includes:
- the LOC125541752 gene encoding glutamate decarboxylase-like, with protein sequence MALSRAQTNSGESLISSTFASRYVRTALPRFRIPEQSIPKDAAYQIINDELMLDGNPRLNLASFVTTWMEPECDKLIQNSVNKNYVDMDEYPVTTEFQNRCVNMIAHLFNAPIGEDETAVGVGTVGSSEAIMLAGLAFKRKWQNKMKAEGKPHDKPNIVTGANVQVCWEKFARYFEVELKEVKLREGYYVMDPAKAVELVDENTICVAAILGSTLNGEFEDVKMLNDLLVAKNAETGWDTPIHVDAASGGFIAPFIYPELEWDFRLPLVKSINVSGHKYGLVYAGVGWIIWRNKEDLPDELIFHINYLGADQPTFTLNFSKGSSQIIAQYYQLIRLGFEGYKDIMQNCRDNAAVLREGVENMGYFHLVSKDSGVPLVAFSLKDSSKYTVFEVVESLRRFGWIVPAYTMPADAEHIAVMRVVIREDFSRGLAERLITDLKKVMLEMDAHAKKHGHHEHVKKTAHQIEKEVTTYWRTFVARKKHSLVC encoded by the exons ATGGCGTTGTCCAGGGCGCAGACGAATTCCGGCGAGTCCCTCATCTCCTCCACCTTCGCGTCGCGCTACGTGCGCACCGCGCTCCCGAGGTTCAGGATACCGGAGCAGTCCATCCCCAAGGACGCGGCGTACCAGATCATCAACGACGAGCTGATGCTGGACGGGAACCCGCGCCTGAACCTCGCCTCCTTCGTCACCACCTGGATGGAGCCCGAGTGCGACAAGCTCATCCAGAACTCCGTCAACAAGAACTACGTCGACATGGACGAGTACCCCGTCACCACCGAGTTCCAG AACCGGTGCGTCAACATGATCGCGCATCTCTTCAACGCGCCCATCGGCGAGGACGAGACGGCCGTCGGGGTGGGCACCGTCGGCTCCTCGGAGGCCATCATGCTGGCCGGGCTGGCCTTCAAGAGGAAGTGGCAGAACAAGATGAAGGCCGAGGGCAAGCCCCACGACAAGCCCAACATCGTCACCGGCGCAAATGTCCAG GTGTGTTGGGAGAAATTCGCGCGCTACTTCGAGGTTGAGCTCAAGGAGGTGAAGCTCAGGGAAGGGTACTACGTCATGGACCCCGCGAAGGCCGTAGAGTTGGTCGACGAGAACACCATCTGCGTCGCCGCCATCCTCGGCTCCACACTCAACGGCGAGTTCGAGGACGTCAAGATGCTCAACGACCTCCTCGTCGCCAAGAATGCAGAGACAGG GTGGGACACGCCGATTCACGTGGACGCGGCGAGCGGCGGGTTCATCGCGCCCTTCATCTACCCGGAGCTGGAGTGGGACTTCCGGCTACCGCTGGTGAAGAGCATCAACGTCAGCGGCCACAAGTACGGCCTCGTCTATGCCGGCGTCGGGTGGATCATTTGGAGGAACAAGGAGGACCTGCCCGACGAGCTCATCTTCCACATCAACTACCTCGGCGCCGACCAGCCAACCTTCACGCTCAACTTCTCCAAAG GTTCGAGCCAGATCATTGCACAGTATTATCAACTCATCCGTCTCGGATTCGAG GGCTACAAGGACATCATGCAAAATTGCCGGGACAACGCGGCGGTGCTCCGGGAGGGAGTCGAGAACATGGGCTACTTTCACCTGGTGTCCAAGGACTCAGGCGTGCCGCTCGTGGCCTTCTCCCTCAAGGACTCGTCCAAGTACACAGTGTTCGAGGTGGTCGAGAGCCTGCGCCGTTTCGGCTGGATTGTTCCGGCATACACAATGCCCGCCGACGCCGAGCACATCGCTGTCATGCGGGTGGTCATCCGCGAGGACTTCAGCCGCGGCCTCGCTGAGCGCCTCATCACCGACCTCAAGAAGGTCATGCTGGAGATGGACGCGCATGCCAAGAAGCATGGGCATCACGAGCATGTGAAGAAGACAGCACACCAAATCGAGAAGGAGGTGACCACCTACTGGCGGACCTTCGTTGCGAGGAAGAAGCACAGCCTGGTTTGCTGA